From a single Actinomyces viscosus genomic region:
- the dapE gene encoding succinyl-diaminopimelate desuccinylase, producing MTSATTSSTSPEPTPIHPATVTLPPLTGPGAASPAELTLALVGIRSVSGAEAPLADAVEAALGGLEHLEVLRHGNTVVARTHLGRPERVVIAGHLDTVPVSLHTDNVPGRLEHREGAEVIWGRGSVDMKGGVAAALHLAATLSAPRRDVTWVFYDNEEVTSDLNGLGLTLQAHPDWLEADFAVLGEPTGAQIEGGCNGTLRVYLTVHGTAAHSGRAWRGVNAVHAAAPIIDRAAGAPVREVEVEGLTYRESFSVVTIEAGVATNTVPDRCRIGVNYRFAPDLSAEQALARALRILAGLPVDGAGGAGGADGPDSAGVSDSADDTELPVITAGTGRVDVVVDDLSPAARPGLDSPLAAELVAAVRARGGGVGPKYGWTDVARFSAVGVPAVNLGPGDPMLCHTDDEHCPVEQIDAVTSVLRDWLA from the coding sequence ATGACCTCCGCGACGACGTCCTCGACCTCACCGGAACCCACCCCGATTCATCCCGCTACGGTCACCCTGCCCCCGCTGACGGGGCCGGGCGCCGCGAGCCCCGCCGAGCTGACCCTGGCCCTGGTGGGCATCCGCAGCGTCTCGGGCGCCGAGGCCCCGTTGGCCGACGCCGTCGAGGCCGCCCTGGGCGGGCTGGAGCACCTGGAGGTCCTGCGCCACGGCAACACCGTCGTCGCCCGCACCCACCTGGGCCGCCCTGAGCGGGTCGTCATCGCCGGCCACCTCGACACGGTCCCCGTCTCCCTGCACACCGACAACGTTCCCGGGCGCCTTGAGCACCGCGAGGGGGCCGAGGTCATCTGGGGACGTGGCAGCGTGGACATGAAGGGCGGGGTGGCCGCCGCCCTCCACCTGGCCGCCACCCTGAGCGCGCCGCGCCGCGACGTCACCTGGGTCTTCTACGACAACGAGGAGGTCACCAGCGACCTCAACGGCCTGGGCCTGACTCTCCAGGCCCACCCCGACTGGCTGGAGGCCGACTTCGCCGTCCTGGGCGAGCCCACCGGCGCCCAGATCGAGGGCGGCTGCAACGGCACCCTGCGCGTCTACCTCACCGTCCACGGCACCGCCGCCCACTCCGGGCGCGCCTGGCGCGGCGTCAACGCCGTCCACGCCGCCGCCCCCATCATCGATCGCGCCGCGGGGGCTCCGGTGCGCGAGGTCGAGGTCGAGGGGCTGACCTACCGGGAGAGCTTCTCAGTGGTGACCATCGAGGCCGGCGTCGCCACCAACACGGTCCCGGACCGCTGCCGCATCGGCGTCAACTACCGCTTCGCCCCCGACCTGAGTGCCGAGCAGGCTCTTGCCCGTGCCCTGCGCATCCTGGCCGGGCTGCCCGTCGACGGGGCCGGTGGGGCCGGCGGCGCTGACGGCCCAGACAGCGCAGGCGTCTCGGACAGTGCAGACGACACCGAGCTTCCCGTCATCACCGCGGGCACCGGGCGGGTCGACGTCGTCGTCGACGACCTCTCGCCGGCGGCCCGCCCCGGCCTGGACTCGCCGCTGGCCGCCGAGCTCGTCGCCGCCGTGCGCGCCCGTGGGGGAGGGGTCGGTCCCAAGTACGGGTGGACCGACGTCGCCCGCTTCTCCGCGGTCGGGGTCCCCGCGGTCAACCTCGGGCCCGGAGACCCGATGCTCTGCCACACCGACGACGAGCACTGCCCGGTCGAGCAGATCGACGCCGTCACCTCCGTCCTGCGCGACTGGCTGGCCTGA
- a CDS encoding LOG family protein codes for MSTRESYRKGPVVLRGTQIPTQTTDARLLSSAADADWLHADPWRVMRIQAEFVEGFGALAELGPAISVFGSARTKPEDPTYRVAQEVGAGLARAGYAVITGGGPGMMEAANRGCHEAGGTSVGLGIELPHEQGMNDYVDLGVNFRYFFARKTMFVKYSDGFVVMPGGMGTLDELFEALTLVQTQKISSFPIVLVDSGYWGGLLEWVRTTMIGRGMISPADPDLLHVVDGAEEAVDYVVGAARRLRNGQNGA; via the coding sequence ATGAGTACACGCGAGTCCTACCGCAAGGGGCCAGTGGTGCTGCGCGGCACCCAGATCCCCACCCAGACCACCGACGCGCGGCTGCTGAGCAGCGCCGCCGACGCCGACTGGCTCCACGCCGACCCGTGGCGGGTCATGCGCATCCAGGCCGAGTTCGTTGAGGGTTTCGGTGCCCTGGCCGAGCTGGGGCCGGCCATCAGCGTCTTCGGCTCGGCCCGCACCAAGCCCGAGGACCCCACCTACCGGGTGGCGCAGGAGGTCGGGGCCGGGCTGGCTCGCGCCGGCTACGCCGTCATCACCGGCGGCGGCCCCGGCATGATGGAGGCCGCCAACCGCGGGTGCCACGAGGCGGGCGGCACCTCGGTGGGCCTGGGCATCGAGCTGCCCCACGAGCAGGGCATGAACGACTACGTCGACCTCGGGGTCAACTTCCGCTACTTCTTCGCCCGCAAGACCATGTTCGTCAAATACTCCGACGGCTTCGTCGTCATGCCCGGCGGCATGGGCACCCTCGACGAGCTCTTCGAGGCCCTCACCCTGGTCCAGACCCAGAAGATCTCATCCTTCCCCATCGTGCTGGTGGACAGCGGCTACTGGGGCGGGCTGCTTGAGTGGGTGCGCACCACCATGATCGGGCGGGGCATGATCTCTCCGGCCGACCCCGATCTGCTTCATGTCGTCGACGGCGCCGAGGAGGCGGTGGACTACGTGGTGGGCGCCGCCCGCCGGCTCCGTAACGGGCAGAACGGGGCGTGA
- a CDS encoding DUF3117 domain-containing protein, whose protein sequence is MAAMKPRTGDGPLEVVKEGRAIIMRVPLEGGGRLVLEITADEVKELGEALANAKI, encoded by the coding sequence ATGGCTGCCATGAAGCCCCGGACCGGAGACGGCCCTCTCGAAGTCGTCAAGGAAGGCCGCGCCATTATCATGCGGGTTCCGCTTGAAGGCGGCGGTCGGCTTGTCCTCGAGATCACGGCCGACGAGGTCAAGGAGCTTGGAGAGGCCCTGGCCAACGCCAAGATCTGA